The following is a genomic window from Clostridium fungisolvens.
AATAGATGAAGAGTTTAGAGATAAAATTGTAGGTTATCTAAATTCTCAAGAAGGCATCATAGCTGGAGCAAGTATAAATCATGAAAAAATGATAACTATAAGAATTCTTGGAAACAGCTCAGATAAATTAGCAAAGATAACTGAGGGAATTAGGGAGATTGATTTAGAAAGATAGTTTATTTTAAACCTAAGCACATGAAGCCATAGGGGTTAATCCCTATGGCTATTTCAAAATATTTAATTATTGAGCTGTAACTTAGGTACAACCAATGATTTGCTCAAATTTTTTCTTCCATAGATACTGCAAATTATGCCTATAAGAGCTAAATTAACAACCGTAGAAAAAGGACTATAACTAAAAAATGGCATGAATGCTGATACAAAAGGAATTAAGTTTAAGTTTAATGCTACTGATAATAAAAATTCAACAGCTAATATAAAGGATATTAATGTGAATAAATTTCTTCCATACTGGTTTTTTATAGATTTAGAAGTTCTAAAAAGATTTGTTAATAAAAATAGAATCAATATTAAAAGTGTTAATGCTACAACCCAGCCGAAAGTATAAATTATATAGGTATAAATTAAACCTTCATTTATAACTGGAGTGTTGGATAAAATTTCAGTTGATATACCATTTCCAAATAGATTTGAATCTAAAATTATTTTTTGAATTATTTCATTTAAATAATTTGCGCCACTAGTGTTATTTCTAAAATTTAAGAGATCTATTAACCTATAATATCTATATTGAGTACTGAACATAGCAAAACAAATTACAGATATGCTTGCACCTATGGTAGCTAATATATATCTTATATTTATTTTAGAGTTTACCAATAAAATTATAGAAAAAATTGAAAATAATGCTGCACAAAAATACTGATCTGATATTAATATTAAATAAATACATAAAGCTATTAGAGATAACTTTTTGATTATTGAATATTTTAAATTAGTCAATCTAGGCAATATGCCATTTAAGGCAATTGAATTTAATATAATTGTAGCTAGGGCGATATCAAAGTTCTTTCCTACTAGGTTTATTCCTAAGATAAGATTAATCTTATATGGAAAAGACACTATTAAAAAGAAAACAAAGTTTGTTATGAAATAAATATGCCAAGAGTAATTTTCGAGTTTTCTATAATCAAATAAGTAAGCAGTAATTCCTATTAAGCTTCCTAATAGAGTACATACAATAGTTGTTATGTAGTTACTATAGGACATTACCTTAGGAGAATTTTTAAAAATCGAAAACTGAGTAAACAAACCAAATGCAACAAATAATGAACATATTATTAATGTTTTATATTCAGGTGCTTTTTTATACACCTTATTTAGATCAAAGCCTATCTTTTCGCTGTCTCCCATATGGGAAATTGCAAGCTTTTCAGCTTCTTGGAAGCTTGAACCTTGAGCAATATATTCTCCTTTTATATCCTCAAGATGGCAAGCTAGCTCTTCCTTTATATCCTGATGAACCTCGGTACATTTTATCTGAGTACAAACTTCCTCAGTAAATTTATCAAATAAGTTATTATCTATCCCCATATTATGCCCTCCCATAAGCAACTATCTACAGCATTTTTATAAGTTTCCCACTCTTTTTTCTTATCATTTAGGTGTTTTTCACCTTCACTAGTTATCCTATAATATTTTCTTTTTCTGCCTTCTGTACTTTCTTCCCAGTAGGACTCTACATAATTATCACTCTGAAGAGAATGAAGAATGGGGTAGAGAGTACCTTCTTTAAAGGCAAAGATTCCGTTTGATTTTTCCTCAATAGCTTTTATCATCTCATATCCGTACATGGATTTATCTTTAAGTAGACTCAAAATAATAATAGTTGTACTTCCTTTTAGAAGTTCTTTGCTTACTTTCATAACAACCTCCAATGTATACCTAGTAAATCTAGGTATATTATATATACATAGTAATACTAGGTATGCTTTCAGTCAAGAAAATTTTGTATATATTTTACTTAAAATTTATACAATTAAGTTATATTACATAATTTCAAGTATTTGACAATAAACTCTGAATTAGTTAGAATAAGGTTTAATAAATTTATAGTATTTATAATTTATTGTTTATTAAATTAGCTTAAGGCTTACCAATAGGACATAATTTTGAAATGAATTTGTTAGTTCTATAAAATTTATAGGAAGTAGGGGAGAGTATATGAATATTAGAGAAGTTTCTAAGATTGAAAATGAAGAAGAGCAGGTTTCAGCCATTTATGATATTTTTAACGAATCCTCAAGATTATCTACTAAAGCAACTCAAGTAGAGTTTTTAACCACTGTGAGGCAAATTGAAAAATATCTTAAGCCTGGTATGAAAATACTAGATTTAGGAGCTGGAACAGGAGAATATAGCTTGTATTTTGCAAAAAAGGGGTTTGAGGTAACAGCCATTGAATTGGTGGAAAAGCATGTAAAGCAAATTCAAGATAAAATTTCTGAGGGCATTTCGCTTGAAGTGTTTCAAGGGAATGCAATTAATTTATCGATGATAAAAGATAAATCTTACGATATTGTTTTATGTTTTGGTCCGCTATACCATTTAAAGAAAAACGAGGACAAGTTAGCCTGTATAAGGGAAGTAAAAAGAGTTAGCACAGATGATGCTAAGATGTTTTTTGCTTTTATTTCTAATGATATGGTTATTACAACTGAAGCTATGTGCTACAATCCTGATTTTTTAAAGGGTAAGGAATATAATCATGAAACTTTTAAAGTTGTAGATTTTCCATTTGTTTTTCATACAGTAGATGATTGTAGAAAATTATTTAAAGATTCAAGCTTACTAGTTTGTGGAGAAGTTGCAACAGATGGCTTAAGTGAGCTATTAGCAGATAAAATTAATGAGATGGATGAGGAAAGCTATAAGTCTTGGCTTAACTATCATTTTTATTGTTGTGAAAAACCTGAATTTTTAGGAGCAAGTAATCATCTTTTATTTATAGCAGAAAAGTAGATTTATGAGTTTAAAATATCTTACTTTAATACTTTTATGAACAAAACTATTCTATTGCAAGAATTTCTTAACTTATATTTCTTAATTTATGTTAAGAAAAGGGTGATGCGCAAAAAAACTCAATGAAGAAGGGATGGATATATTCCAGCTTTATATAAAAGTTTTTATTAGTTTAACTGACTACTATATAAGGAAGCATATCAGAAAGGAGCTTCAGTGAATTTTTATAGTATAAGAGTATTTGTTAAATAAATGTTGGTAGTGATTAAAAACATGAATATATGGTAAGCATTAAGAGGATAGCCTAATTATTAAATTTTCTTAGAGAGGTGTTCCTTTTGATACAGCATGATGTTGAATTAAAAAAGTTTGATTTGCATACTAATGATATTCTAAAAAGAGATTTTTATAAAGATAGAGTTGTAGAATCTTGTCCACTTTGCGGATCAACTTGGCATATTAAATATGGCTTTTTTAATGGAATCCAAAGATACAAATGCAAAGTATGTGATAAAACTTTTTCACGTACAACTAATTCATTGTGGAGTTATTCAAAAAAGAATACTAGAACTTGGATTGAGTTTACTGAATTAATGACAGAAAATAAAACTTTAAAATTTTGCTCTGAGAAGCTAAATATAAGTATCGGGACAGCCTTTTATTGGAGACACAAAATACTTCAAGCGTTAAGCATAGATACAACTCCAGATAGTTTATCAGGAGTTGTACATATAGGAAA
Proteins encoded in this region:
- a CDS encoding FtsW/RodA/SpoVE family cell cycle protein, with the translated sequence MGIDNNLFDKFTEEVCTQIKCTEVHQDIKEELACHLEDIKGEYIAQGSSFQEAEKLAISHMGDSEKIGFDLNKVYKKAPEYKTLIICSLFVAFGLFTQFSIFKNSPKVMSYSNYITTIVCTLLGSLIGITAYLFDYRKLENYSWHIYFITNFVFFLIVSFPYKINLILGINLVGKNFDIALATIILNSIALNGILPRLTNLKYSIIKKLSLIALCIYLILISDQYFCAALFSIFSIILLVNSKINIRYILATIGASISVICFAMFSTQYRYYRLIDLLNFRNNTSGANYLNEIIQKIILDSNLFGNGISTEILSNTPVINEGLIYTYIIYTFGWVVALTLLILILFLLTNLFRTSKSIKNQYGRNLFTLISFILAVEFLLSVALNLNLIPFVSAFMPFFSYSPFSTVVNLALIGIICSIYGRKNLSKSLVVPKLQLNN
- a CDS encoding PadR family transcriptional regulator; amino-acid sequence: MKVSKELLKGSTTIIILSLLKDKSMYGYEMIKAIEEKSNGIFAFKEGTLYPILHSLQSDNYVESYWEESTEGRKRKYYRITSEGEKHLNDKKKEWETYKNAVDSCLWEGIIWG
- a CDS encoding class I SAM-dependent methyltransferase, whose protein sequence is MNIREVSKIENEEEQVSAIYDIFNESSRLSTKATQVEFLTTVRQIEKYLKPGMKILDLGAGTGEYSLYFAKKGFEVTAIELVEKHVKQIQDKISEGISLEVFQGNAINLSMIKDKSYDIVLCFGPLYHLKKNEDKLACIREVKRVSTDDAKMFFAFISNDMVITTEAMCYNPDFLKGKEYNHETFKVVDFPFVFHTVDDCRKLFKDSSLLVCGEVATDGLSELLADKINEMDEESYKSWLNYHFYCCEKPEFLGASNHLLFIAEK